The Sphingomonas sp. So64.6b genome includes a region encoding these proteins:
- a CDS encoding AAA family ATPase has product MLINFADLDLTEDDRTEDDQAPHGGLVSLSLGEFLQMEFPRREMLLAPWLPAKGLAMVFAPRGVGKTHFALGVAHAVATGGRFLRWTAPAARPVLLLDGEMPAIALQERLARITENDQSGGLADGRLRVLASDLCPFGMPDLSTPVGRRQIEPVIRDAELIVVDNLSTICRSGRENEAESWASVQDWALTQRRAGRSVLFVHHAGKGGEQRGTSRREDVMDSVVRLSRPDDYLATDGARFVVTFTKNRGFTGADAAPFEAGFSDNQWTMRDIADSRGEANRLQDNVADLIADGLSQRQMAAELGVSLGTVNRLVKKARRADGAAQGAECSTVQSV; this is encoded by the coding sequence ATGCTGATCAACTTTGCCGACCTTGACCTTACCGAAGACGATCGGACCGAAGACGATCAGGCACCGCACGGCGGCCTGGTGTCGCTGTCGCTCGGCGAATTCCTGCAAATGGAATTCCCCCGCCGCGAAATGTTGCTGGCGCCGTGGTTGCCGGCCAAGGGGCTGGCGATGGTGTTCGCGCCGCGCGGTGTCGGCAAGACGCATTTCGCTCTGGGTGTGGCGCATGCCGTCGCCACCGGCGGCCGATTCCTGCGCTGGACGGCGCCCGCTGCCCGGCCTGTGCTGCTGCTTGACGGCGAAATGCCGGCAATCGCGCTGCAGGAGCGGCTCGCCAGAATCACGGAGAATGACCAGAGCGGCGGCTTGGCCGATGGCCGCTTGCGCGTGCTGGCATCCGATCTGTGCCCGTTCGGCATGCCCGATCTCTCCACACCGGTCGGGCGGCGCCAGATCGAGCCGGTGATCCGCGACGCCGAGCTGATCGTGGTGGACAATCTGTCGACCATCTGCCGTTCGGGCCGCGAGAATGAAGCGGAGAGCTGGGCATCGGTGCAGGACTGGGCACTGACGCAGCGTCGCGCCGGACGCAGCGTGCTGTTCGTCCATCATGCCGGCAAGGGCGGCGAGCAGCGCGGCACCTCGCGCCGCGAGGATGTGATGGACAGCGTGGTGAGGCTCAGCCGGCCGGACGATTATCTCGCAACCGATGGCGCGCGCTTCGTCGTCACCTTCACCAAGAACCGCGGTTTCACCGGCGCTGACGCGGCCCCGTTCGAGGCGGGGTTCAGCGACAACCAATGGACGATGCGCGACATTGCGGACAGCCGGGGCGAAGCGAACAGGTTGCAGGATAATGTCGCGGACCTGATCGCCGATGGCCTGAGCCAACGCCAAATGGCGGCCGAGCTTGGCGTCTCGCTGGGAACGGTCAACCGGTTGGTCAAAAAGGCGCGGCGCGCGGACGGCGCGGCACAGGGCGCTGAATGTTCAACCGTTCAAAGTGTATAG
- a CDS encoding fatty acid desaturase, whose translation MDSSLTLDRRAAAARLDAAVRARTQGIADDKTMLRTAAELTRELNAPRAWIYWSDLIASAVIGFAALAAAILLAPTGWAILAGVVAVLALYRAESFIHELTHIKHAALPGFRFGWNALAGIPLLVPSFMYEGVHNLHHARTRYGTSEDPEYLPLALMKPWTLPLFVLAALLAPVALLVRFAVLAPLSVLIPSLRTMVVERYSALSINPSFRRRAPEGAAKTQWLWQEAAASVWAIALLTMVATGVVPLRAFLIFLAVASSVAVINQVRTLVAHLWENEGEVMTVTAQYLDTVNVPPPALLPMLWAPVGLRYHALHHLLPGVPYHALGQAHRRISAALDGQSPYHKASYPGLPGLVAKIARSTMVAR comes from the coding sequence ATGGACAGCTCTCTTACTCTCGACCGGCGCGCTGCCGCGGCGCGCCTCGACGCCGCCGTTCGCGCCCGGACTCAGGGCATTGCCGACGACAAGACCATGTTGCGCACCGCAGCGGAATTGACCCGCGAGCTCAACGCGCCACGGGCGTGGATCTATTGGTCGGACCTGATCGCATCCGCCGTAATCGGCTTTGCCGCGCTGGCCGCGGCGATCCTGCTCGCGCCGACCGGCTGGGCGATCCTTGCCGGCGTCGTGGCGGTGCTCGCGCTGTACCGCGCCGAAAGCTTCATCCACGAACTGACTCATATCAAGCATGCCGCACTGCCCGGCTTCCGCTTCGGCTGGAACGCGCTGGCGGGGATTCCGCTGCTCGTGCCGTCGTTCATGTATGAAGGCGTGCACAACCTTCACCACGCGCGCACGCGTTATGGCACGTCGGAAGATCCCGAATATCTGCCGCTGGCGTTGATGAAGCCATGGACCTTGCCGCTGTTCGTGCTGGCCGCACTTCTTGCGCCCGTTGCGCTGCTGGTGCGGTTCGCCGTGCTGGCGCCGCTGTCCGTGCTGATCCCAAGCCTGCGCACGATGGTGGTCGAGCGTTATTCGGCGCTGTCGATCAACCCGTCCTTCCGCCGCCGCGCGCCCGAGGGCGCCGCGAAGACGCAATGGCTGTGGCAGGAAGCGGCGGCGAGCGTCTGGGCGATCGCGCTGCTCACCATGGTCGCGACCGGCGTGGTGCCGCTGCGCGCCTTTCTGATCTTCCTCGCGGTCGCCTCCAGCGTCGCGGTGATCAACCAGGTCCGCACCCTGGTCGCGCACCTGTGGGAGAATGAGGGCGAGGTCATGACCGTGACCGCCCAGTATCTCGACACGGTCAATGTGCCGCCACCGGCGCTGCTGCCGATGCTGTGGGCGCCGGTCGGCTTGCGTTATCACGCGCTGCACCATTTGCTGCCGGGCGTGCCCTATCATGCGCTGGGCCAGGCGCATCGCCGCATCTCGGCCGCGCTCGATGGGCAGTCGCCTTATCACAAGGCGAGCTATCCCGGTTTGCCCGGCCTGGTCGCGAAGATCGCGCGCAGCACGATGGTGGCGCGTTAG
- a CDS encoding ATP-binding protein, producing MSGIEGEIEVSTGRQTPWRTIMLVMMALLGAAVLIALVVTLGEANRQRERATRAQSHSYEVMILSRTLSGTIARSEASLGRYVISADKELGRLYFEEWQLAGQQINRLDVVTGDNPPQQKRIDALRRAYNARGSELSLTALSTNYGKNNQALARYYQARKAPALNEINQQLDGIIAEERQLLDRRTGAAMRSVDQSNNVARVLVVFGVLIVLGAIALGWLTVDALGQRATARAEAETERERSLELEAAVAQATEELRLQESKLRQVQKMEAVGQLTGGIAHDFNNMLAVVLGGLELAKRNLSKTSSPALRHIESAMEGANRAAALTRQLLAFSREESLRLEPIAAGELITGMSDLLDRTLGDAITVVARDQGQGWLTRADRHQLENAVLNLAVNARDAMDGRGTLTIVTAGTQLAEHAVGNCPAGQYVTIAVTDTGYGMTPEVMERVFEPFFTTKPVGKGTGLGLSQIFAFVRQAEGEIGLQSAPGKGTTVTLYLPRDTTAQSSVKEPLAAAPEPVAPALLDILVVEDDQRVLAATLGALEELGHRAIACSDPLSAPAFLRAADNIDLIVSDVLMPGQTGPEMIAGLRTDYPHVAVLFVTGYAGEASEAEFGGNHVLRKPFTMTALERGIAAAMALDRPTAPHDPLPADSSAHSPHQSIAAE from the coding sequence ATGAGTGGGATCGAGGGCGAGATCGAGGTTTCGACAGGGCGGCAAACCCCCTGGCGCACCATCATGCTGGTCATGATGGCGTTGCTCGGCGCGGCTGTGCTCATCGCGCTGGTCGTCACTTTGGGGGAAGCCAATCGCCAGCGCGAACGGGCGACCCGGGCACAATCGCATAGTTACGAGGTGATGATCCTGTCGCGCACCCTGTCGGGGACGATCGCGCGATCGGAGGCATCACTCGGCCGCTATGTGATCAGCGCCGACAAGGAACTTGGCCGGCTCTATTTCGAGGAATGGCAGCTTGCCGGGCAGCAGATCAACCGGCTTGATGTGGTCACCGGCGACAATCCGCCGCAACAAAAGCGGATCGACGCGCTGCGTCGCGCTTACAACGCGCGCGGCAGCGAATTGTCGCTGACCGCACTCAGCACCAATTACGGCAAGAACAACCAGGCCCTTGCGCGGTATTACCAGGCACGCAAGGCACCCGCGCTAAACGAGATCAACCAGCAGCTCGACGGCATCATTGCGGAGGAACGCCAGCTGCTCGACCGGCGCACCGGCGCGGCGATGCGCTCGGTCGATCAGTCGAACAACGTGGCACGCGTGCTGGTCGTATTCGGGGTCCTGATCGTGCTTGGCGCGATCGCGCTGGGATGGCTGACCGTCGATGCGCTCGGCCAGCGCGCCACCGCCCGTGCCGAAGCGGAGACGGAACGCGAGCGGTCGCTTGAACTGGAGGCGGCGGTGGCGCAGGCAACCGAGGAATTGCGGCTGCAGGAAAGCAAGCTGCGCCAGGTCCAGAAGATGGAAGCGGTTGGGCAGTTGACCGGCGGTATTGCCCATGATTTCAACAATATGCTGGCGGTCGTTCTGGGCGGACTGGAACTTGCCAAACGCAATTTGAGCAAGACGTCCAGCCCCGCGTTGCGCCATATCGAAAGCGCGATGGAGGGTGCCAACCGCGCCGCCGCGCTGACGCGCCAGCTGCTGGCCTTTTCGCGCGAGGAATCGCTGCGGCTCGAGCCGATCGCGGCGGGCGAGTTGATCACCGGCATGTCCGACCTGCTCGATCGCACGCTTGGCGATGCGATCACCGTCGTCGCGCGTGATCAGGGCCAGGGCTGGTTGACCCGAGCCGACCGCCATCAGCTCGAAAATGCCGTGCTCAACCTTGCGGTCAATGCGCGCGATGCGATGGACGGCCGGGGCACGCTGACCATCGTCACCGCCGGCACACAACTGGCCGAGCATGCGGTGGGCAATTGCCCGGCCGGTCAATATGTGACGATCGCGGTGACCGATACGGGATACGGCATGACGCCCGAAGTGATGGAGCGGGTGTTCGAGCCCTTTTTCACGACCAAACCGGTGGGCAAGGGTACGGGCCTTGGCCTGAGCCAGATATTCGCCTTTGTGCGTCAGGCGGAAGGCGAGATCGGGCTGCAGTCCGCGCCCGGCAAGGGCACCACCGTGACGCTTTATTTGCCGCGCGATACCACCGCGCAATCTTCGGTGAAGGAACCGCTCGCTGCGGCCCCCGAGCCGGTGGCACCGGCCTTGCTCGACATCCTCGTCGTCGAGGACGACCAGCGCGTGCTTGCCGCGACGTTGGGCGCATTGGAGGAACTCGGCCACCGCGCGATCGCGTGCAGCGATCCGCTGAGCGCGCCGGCATTCCTGCGTGCGGCCGACAATATCGACCTGATCGTGTCCGACGTGCTGATGCCGGGTCAGACCGGCCCGGAGATGATCGCCGGTCTGAGAACCGATTACCCTCATGTCGCGGTGCTGTTCGTGACCGGTTATGCCGGCGAGGCGAGCGAAGCGGAGTTCGGCGGCAACCATGTGCTGCGCAAACCCTTCACGATGACCGCGCTGGAGCGTGGCATCGCTGCGGCGATGGCGCTCGATCGCCCGACCGCGCCGCACGATCCGCTTCCCGCCGATAGCTCCGCTCATAGCCCCCATCAAAGCATAGCGGCCGAATGA
- the lptG gene encoding LPS export ABC transporter permease LptG, translating into MNFLQFFPSRVVAVYMARLFIVRTFAILAAMVLVLQALDLLGQTGNILGQAGNGDAEIWRYVSLRAPQIIAFVLPFSVLLGTILTLTQMNQNSEIIALKASGLSAHQVLAPLIIASFAVAIISFAFNDRIVSRATATLNQWQKVEYGPLPIDRGDRSNVWVRDGDDLIQVDQIKGKGAGAVLAGIKLYDREKGNLVSIIEGKRGTYTGKAWRIEGVKRFDVKSGKLVPLGTITVAEGVRPDQFTLATVDADGLSFGALRAAISDLADAGRPTKALEGAAWHKLSGPLSSILMPLLGAVAAFGVARSGKLFLRAVIGMMLGFTFFVADNFALAMGNLGAYPPFLAAWAPFLLFFLIGEAVLVRTEE; encoded by the coding sequence ATGAACTTTCTGCAATTCTTCCCGTCACGCGTTGTTGCCGTCTATATGGCGCGGCTGTTTATCGTGCGCACCTTTGCGATCCTGGCCGCAATGGTGCTGGTGCTGCAGGCGCTCGACCTGCTTGGTCAGACCGGCAATATCCTGGGCCAGGCGGGCAATGGCGATGCCGAGATCTGGCGCTATGTCAGCTTGCGCGCGCCGCAGATCATCGCCTTTGTCCTGCCCTTCTCGGTGTTGCTGGGCACGATCCTGACGCTGACGCAGATGAACCAGAACAGCGAGATCATCGCACTCAAGGCATCGGGCCTGTCCGCGCATCAGGTGCTGGCGCCGCTGATCATCGCGAGCTTCGCGGTGGCGATCATTTCCTTCGCCTTTAACGACCGCATCGTGTCGCGCGCGACGGCGACGCTCAACCAGTGGCAGAAGGTCGAATATGGCCCCTTGCCGATCGATCGCGGCGACCGATCCAATGTCTGGGTGCGCGACGGCGACGATTTGATCCAGGTCGACCAGATCAAGGGCAAGGGCGCGGGCGCCGTGCTTGCCGGCATCAAGCTGTACGATCGCGAAAAGGGCAATCTGGTCAGCATCATCGAGGGCAAGCGCGGGACCTATACCGGCAAGGCCTGGCGGATCGAGGGCGTGAAGCGGTTCGACGTCAAGAGCGGCAAGCTCGTCCCGCTCGGCACGATCACCGTGGCGGAAGGCGTTCGTCCCGACCAGTTCACGCTTGCCACGGTCGATGCCGATGGCCTGTCCTTTGGTGCATTACGCGCGGCAATCAGCGATCTCGCCGATGCCGGCCGGCCGACCAAGGCGCTGGAGGGCGCGGCATGGCACAAGCTGTCCGGGCCGCTTTCGTCGATCCTGATGCCGCTGCTCGGCGCGGTCGCGGCGTTCGGCGTGGCGCGGTCGGGCAAGCTGTTTCTGCGCGCGGTGATCGGCATGATGCTTGGCTTCACCTTCTTCGTGGCGGATAATTTCGCGCTCGCGATGGGCAATCTCGGCGCCTATCCGCCCTTCCTCGCCGCCTGGGCGCCGTTCCTGCTGTTCTTCCTGATCGGCGAAGCGGTGCTGGTGCGGACGGAGGAATAA
- a CDS encoding formylglycine-generating enzyme family protein: MSNWKTAGVLTLAVLVVGSPVAASDRAAFTPGKVSRDCADCPEMIVVPPGKFLLGSPETEAGRGKDEGPQQAISIDRPFAVSRYEITRRQYEGFVRNTHRPVVGGCITDRRHIGDWQPDERSNFRDPGFAQRPDHPVTCISWQDAKDYVAWLNTRTRGGYRLLSEAEWEYAARAGGSGAYPWGDDPNQACRYMNGTDQTARRKYVKLSYVENFGTCDDRVLNTAAVGSFQPNAFGLYDMIGNVGEWVEDCSSKDYSERHGNAQPVTGVCDRRVVRGGSWGTVLRQLRSAERVNQTATDRDDSIGIRVALHLKE, translated from the coding sequence ATGAGCAACTGGAAAACTGCCGGCGTATTGACGCTCGCCGTCTTGGTCGTCGGATCGCCCGTTGCTGCCTCAGATCGGGCCGCTTTCACACCCGGCAAGGTATCTCGCGACTGCGCCGATTGCCCGGAAATGATCGTCGTTCCGCCGGGGAAGTTCCTCCTCGGTTCGCCCGAGACTGAAGCCGGCAGAGGCAAGGACGAGGGTCCGCAACAGGCGATTTCGATCGACCGTCCATTCGCGGTCAGCCGCTACGAAATCACTCGCAGACAATATGAGGGCTTCGTGCGCAATACACATCGCCCGGTCGTCGGCGGCTGCATCACTGACCGCCGGCACATCGGCGATTGGCAGCCGGACGAACGTTCGAACTTTCGCGACCCAGGCTTTGCGCAACGCCCGGATCATCCTGTCACCTGCATCAGTTGGCAGGATGCGAAAGACTATGTTGCCTGGCTCAATACCCGTACGCGGGGCGGCTACCGCTTACTGTCCGAAGCGGAGTGGGAATATGCAGCTAGGGCAGGGGGCAGCGGCGCCTACCCTTGGGGCGACGACCCCAACCAGGCATGTCGCTACATGAATGGCACTGACCAGACAGCGCGCAGGAAATACGTGAAGCTCTCGTACGTTGAGAACTTTGGCACGTGCGACGATCGCGTTCTGAACACCGCCGCGGTCGGCTCCTTTCAGCCAAACGCGTTCGGACTTTACGACATGATCGGCAACGTCGGCGAATGGGTCGAAGACTGTTCGAGCAAGGATTATTCAGAGAGACACGGCAATGCTCAACCGGTGACGGGAGTGTGTGACCGGAGGGTCGTGAGAGGGGGCTCTTGGGGCACAGTTCTGCGGCAGCTGCGGTCTGCTGAGCGTGTAAACCAAACGGCCACCGACCGAGACGACTCCATCGGCATTCGCGTGGCACTGCACCTGAAAGAGTAA
- a CDS encoding transporter, producing MGLLSGTAHAAERDYCPERPGIGTPACTVAPGHVSLEAGLIDWTREDDSSMRSDTVLIGDTLVRIGLTDTVEGQIGWTPFGHVRTRDKNSGTIDRADRVGDVLLGFKANLHNPDGSGFSVAIHPFVTVPVGRGPVGAGDWGTGLVVPVTYDLSKALNLQFSPELDAAVDQDGHGRHLAYSGTMGLGMAITPAVTGTIEFQALRDDDPLEATTQLLAGLSFGWMANDALQIDLGGAVGLSHASSDSEIYLGVSRRF from the coding sequence GTGGGCTTGTTGTCCGGCACCGCCCATGCTGCGGAGCGGGATTATTGCCCGGAGCGCCCGGGCATTGGCACGCCGGCCTGCACAGTCGCGCCGGGACACGTCTCGCTCGAGGCGGGGCTAATCGACTGGACCCGCGAAGACGATTCGAGCATGCGCAGCGATACGGTCCTGATCGGCGATACGCTGGTCCGTATCGGCCTGACCGACACAGTCGAAGGCCAGATCGGCTGGACGCCGTTCGGCCATGTCCGAACGCGTGATAAAAACAGCGGGACGATCGATCGCGCCGACCGGGTCGGCGACGTGCTGCTTGGCTTCAAGGCAAATCTGCACAATCCTGACGGCAGCGGTTTTTCGGTGGCCATCCATCCGTTCGTAACCGTGCCGGTCGGACGGGGGCCAGTCGGGGCAGGAGATTGGGGCACCGGGTTGGTTGTCCCCGTCACCTATGATTTAAGTAAGGCGCTTAATCTCCAATTCTCGCCCGAACTGGATGCAGCGGTGGATCAGGACGGTCACGGCCGGCACCTGGCATATAGCGGCACGATGGGGCTGGGAATGGCCATCACCCCGGCGGTCACAGGTACTATCGAGTTCCAGGCATTGCGCGATGACGACCCCCTGGAGGCGACAACGCAGCTGCTGGCTGGCCTGTCGTTTGGATGGATGGCGAATGACGCTCTCCAAATCGATTTGGGCGGTGCAGTTGGCCTCAGCCATGCAAGCTCCGATAGCGAGATATATCTCGGAGTTTCGCGCCGTTTTTAA
- a CDS encoding LptF/LptG family permease has product MVRLIAVPLISTLVISAMLLVLDRMLRLFDFVATEGGPVAVVWKMLANLLPEYLGLGIPIGLLLGVLLAFRKLATTSELDVMRGVGMSYWRLLRVPYMFAIFLAAVNLAIVGFVQPYARYAYEGLRFELRTGALGASIKVGEFTHFSDRMTVRIERSRDQGRKLSGIFVKAVTKDGAAYAVTAESGKFLATDNPEEIVFQLSNGVLINEAPGIATPRVLTFSTHNLPIPLPKYGNFRQRGERNLELTLPELARIGGDPKAGAELRDTSRSAFHFRVVEVATMFLLPLLALALGVPPKRSSSALGVFLAIVMVVTYHKVNQYAEAIGGLGRIDPLIALWTPFLFFAGLVLWMYYTIAYVPDGQPIGALERVIGKIGKAIMRRLPGRRPEAATT; this is encoded by the coding sequence ATGGTCCGGCTTATCGCGGTGCCGCTGATCTCCACGCTCGTCATCTCGGCGATGCTGCTGGTGCTCGACCGCATGCTGCGCCTGTTTGACTTCGTCGCCACCGAGGGCGGGCCGGTTGCCGTGGTGTGGAAGATGCTGGCCAACCTGCTCCCCGAATATCTCGGGCTGGGCATCCCGATCGGCCTGCTGCTCGGCGTGCTGCTCGCCTTTCGCAAGCTTGCCACGACGTCCGAACTCGACGTGATGCGCGGCGTGGGCATGAGCTATTGGCGGCTGTTGCGCGTGCCATACATGTTCGCGATCTTCCTCGCGGCGGTCAATCTGGCGATCGTCGGCTTCGTCCAACCCTATGCGCGCTATGCCTATGAGGGATTGCGTTTCGAACTCCGCACCGGTGCGCTCGGTGCGTCGATCAAGGTCGGCGAGTTCACGCATTTCAGCGACAGGATGACGGTGCGCATCGAGCGGAGCCGCGATCAGGGCCGCAAATTGTCGGGCATCTTCGTCAAGGCGGTGACCAAGGACGGCGCGGCCTATGCGGTGACGGCGGAAAGCGGCAAGTTCCTCGCCACCGACAATCCCGAAGAGATCGTCTTCCAGCTGAGCAACGGCGTGCTGATTAACGAGGCGCCCGGCATCGCGACGCCCCGGGTGCTGACCTTCAGCACGCACAATTTGCCGATCCCGCTGCCCAAATACGGCAATTTCCGCCAGCGCGGCGAGCGCAACCTTGAACTGACCCTGCCCGAACTGGCGCGGATCGGCGGCGATCCGAAGGCGGGCGCGGAATTGCGCGATACCAGCCGGTCCGCCTTCCACTTCCGCGTCGTCGAAGTCGCGACGATGTTCCTGCTGCCATTGCTTGCGCTCGCGCTTGGCGTGCCGCCGAAGCGATCCTCCTCCGCGCTTGGCGTGTTCCTGGCGATCGTGATGGTGGTAACCTATCACAAGGTGAACCAATATGCCGAGGCGATCGGCGGCCTTGGCCGGATCGACCCGCTGATCGCGTTGTGGACACCATTCCTGTTTTTCGCCGGGCTGGTGCTGTGGATGTATTACACCATCGCCTATGTGCCCGACGGTCAGCCGATCGGCGCGCTCGAACGAGTGATCGGCAAGATCGGCAAGGCGATCATGCGGCGCCTGCCCGGGCGTCGGCCTGAGGCCGCAACCACATGA
- a CDS encoding N-acetyltransferase, with translation MATLPLSIRPVATKRDRKAFIDIAYRLNSDDPNWVPPLKAEEAGKIDPKKNGWFSHAIAQLFIATRGDQVVGRISAHIDTLALTLPPEQGFGPGVGCWGMVEAEDRNVWRALISAAEGWLKQQGMTRALGPISLSVWEEPGLLVEGHDHPPTVMMGHHKPHYQEWVEEAGYQGVKTLYTYELDITKQFPPIVQRIVAAGEKNGRITIRKVNKAKFADEAALILAILNDAWSDNWGFVPLTQPEIDDVGKKLKPIVFEDLIRIAEVDGEPVAFMITLPDLNEAIKPLNGNLLPFGWAKLLLWLRAPKVRTMRVPLMGVVKRMQASRLASQLALMMIEYIRRDAVTNFGATRGEIGWILDDNQGMRSIAEIIECTVNKRYEIYERTL, from the coding sequence TTGGCCACCCTGCCCCTCTCCATCCGCCCCGTCGCCACCAAACGCGACCGCAAGGCGTTCATCGACATCGCCTATCGGCTCAACAGCGACGATCCCAATTGGGTACCGCCATTGAAGGCGGAAGAGGCGGGCAAGATCGACCCGAAGAAGAATGGCTGGTTCAGCCATGCGATCGCGCAATTGTTCATCGCGACGCGTGGCGACCAGGTGGTCGGACGCATCTCCGCGCATATCGACACGCTTGCGCTCACCTTGCCGCCCGAACAGGGCTTCGGCCCGGGTGTCGGTTGCTGGGGCATGGTCGAAGCGGAAGACCGCAACGTCTGGCGCGCGCTGATCTCGGCGGCGGAAGGCTGGCTCAAGCAGCAGGGCATGACCCGCGCGCTCGGGCCGATCAGCCTGTCGGTCTGGGAAGAACCCGGCCTGCTGGTCGAGGGGCATGACCATCCCCCGACGGTGATGATGGGCCATCACAAGCCGCATTATCAGGAATGGGTCGAGGAAGCGGGTTATCAGGGCGTCAAGACGCTCTACACCTATGAGCTCGACATCACGAAGCAGTTCCCGCCGATCGTCCAGCGCATCGTCGCGGCGGGCGAGAAGAACGGCCGCATCACGATCCGCAAAGTCAACAAGGCGAAATTCGCCGACGAGGCGGCGCTCATCCTGGCCATCCTCAACGATGCATGGTCGGACAATTGGGGCTTCGTGCCGCTGACTCAGCCCGAGATCGACGATGTCGGCAAGAAATTGAAGCCGATCGTGTTCGAGGATTTGATCCGCATCGCCGAAGTCGATGGCGAGCCGGTCGCGTTCATGATCACGCTTCCCGACCTTAACGAAGCGATCAAGCCGCTCAACGGCAATCTGCTCCCGTTCGGCTGGGCCAAGCTGCTGCTCTGGCTGCGCGCGCCGAAAGTACGCACGATGCGCGTGCCGTTGATGGGCGTGGTCAAACGCATGCAGGCGTCTCGCCTCGCCAGCCAGCTTGCGCTGATGATGATCGAATATATCCGCCGCGACGCGGTGACCAATTTCGGCGCCACGCGCGGCGAGATCGGCTGGATCCTCGACGACAATCAGGGCATGCGCTCAATCGCCGAGATTATCGAATGCACCGTCAACAAGCGCTACGAGATCTACGAACGAACGCTTTGA
- the xth gene encoding exodeoxyribonuclease III gives MKIVSYNVNGIKARLPRLIEYLAEQQPDVVCLQELKSSDETFPEADIRAAGYGAVWHGQKSWNGVAVLAKGSDPVERQRGLAGETEDDHSRYLEAEVDGVVIASIYLPNGNPQPGPKFDYKLRWMERLAARARDLLAEEKPVVLAGDYNVIPNDDDTFSVRAMQDDALMQPESREAFRRLVAQGWTDALRTRHPKGGVWTFWDYQAGAWQRDAGFRIDHLLLSPIAADRLLDAGVDKEYRAREKASDHAPTWARLR, from the coding sequence TTGAAGATTGTCAGCTATAATGTGAACGGGATCAAGGCGCGGCTGCCGCGCCTGATCGAGTATCTGGCCGAGCAGCAGCCTGATGTGGTGTGCCTGCAGGAATTGAAATCGAGTGACGAGACTTTCCCCGAGGCGGACATCCGCGCGGCAGGCTATGGGGCAGTGTGGCACGGCCAGAAGAGCTGGAATGGTGTCGCGGTGCTGGCGAAGGGCAGCGATCCGGTCGAGCGTCAACGCGGCCTGGCGGGCGAGACCGAGGACGATCATAGCCGTTATCTCGAGGCCGAGGTGGACGGCGTGGTGATCGCGTCGATTTATCTGCCCAATGGCAATCCGCAGCCGGGGCCGAAATTCGATTACAAATTGCGCTGGATGGAGCGGCTCGCTGCGCGCGCGCGCGACTTGCTCGCCGAGGAAAAGCCGGTCGTTCTGGCGGGCGACTATAATGTCATCCCGAATGACGACGACACTTTCTCGGTCCGTGCGATGCAGGACGATGCGCTGATGCAGCCCGAAAGCCGCGAAGCCTTTCGCCGGCTCGTCGCGCAGGGCTGGACCGATGCATTGCGCACGCGTCATCCCAAGGGGGGCGTGTGGACCTTCTGGGACTATCAGGCCGGCGCCTGGCAACGCGATGCGGGGTTCCGCATCGACCATCTCCTGCTCAGCCCGATCGCCGCGGATCGGCTGCTCGATGCTGGCGTCGACAAGGAGTATCGCGCGCGCGAAAAGGCGAGCGATCATGCCCCGACCTGGGCACGGCTGCGCTGA